One window of Corvus cornix cornix isolate S_Up_H32 unplaced genomic scaffold, ASM73873v5 scaffold14, whole genome shotgun sequence genomic DNA carries:
- the KIF1C gene encoding kinesin-like protein KIF1C isoform X2 has protein sequence MARPAPLCEDLFTRVAREGSPELSFSVEVSYLEIYCERVRDLLNPKSRGGLRVREHPLLGPYVQDLSRLAVASFADIADLMDSGNKARTVAATNMNETSSRSHAVFTIVFSQRRRDPLSDLTTEKVSRISLVDLAGSERADASGAKGIRLKEGANINKSLTTLGKVISALAEATSKKKKPDFIPYRDSVLTWLLKENLGGNSRTAMIAALSPADSNYEETLSTLRYADRTKQIRCHAVINEDPNARLIRELREEVTRLRELLSAQGLPDTTLSAPPAATPPTLNGGPGLEPPLGPTEAMERLQETEKIIAELNETWEEKLRRTEALRLEREALLAEMGVALREDGGTVGVFSPKKTPHLVNLNEDPLMSECLLYHIKDGVTRVGQVDVDIKLSGPFIREQHCLFRSRPDPSGEVVVTLEPCEGAETYVNGKQVTEPVVLKSGHRLILGKNHVFRFTHPEQARRERERGVSPGPPPDWNLAQRELLEQQGIDMRLQRLQDLENQPQLEKEMMEQPQPPATDEPRCYEAGWRLISSLRQALPAPTVRSVLRRAGLPLPAPGKRREPLRVYQIPQRRRGSPTPSSPSPSPWVTMADLKAQAVRELSLEVALREPRPARRELEALSLAKLQELCRRHGKREPTERDGWRAVARDVWDAVGGGEEEEGCGSGEQRERGGGLRLHLDRLAGILREVKRQNSAKDEQIRALRDRVGQMERVIPLPLDDGDEAEPPPQEPSRTPPGPARTEGLAPRPPPQRRRRGCAGSWSRTRRSGGGGCAGCGRSRPGSWRGPAAPPGPPPVPPLPPGPPGLQAALPLQEQPPAPPGLGGRRGVPPSRKQPPPPPPPSGRPRRGSLDGGSPAPAVGTPPPRVRRQRSAPDLKARGPIP, from the exons ATGGCCAGACCGGCGCCG CTCTGCGAGGATCTGTTCACCCGGGTTGCTCGGGAAGGGTCACctgaactttctttttctgtggag GTGAGCTACCTGGAGATCTACTGCGAGCGAGTGCGGGACCTGCTGAACCCCAAGAGCCGGGGGGGGCTGCGGGTGCGGGAGCACCCCCTGCTCGGACCCTACGTGCAGGACCTGTCGCGTCTCGCCGTCGCCTCCTTCGCCGACATCGCCGACCTCATGGACAGCGGCAACAAGGCCAG GACAGTGGCAGCCACAAACATGAACGAGACGAGCAGCCGCTCGCATGCTGTGTTCACCATCGTGTTCAGCCAGCGCCGCCGGGACCCGCTCAGCGACCTCACCACGGAGAAG GTGAGCCGCATCAGCCTGGTGGACTTGGCAGGCAGTGAACGCGCCGATGCCTCGGGGGCCAAGGGCATCCGCCTCAAG gaagGCGCCAACATCAACAAGTCTCTGACCACTCTGGGAAAGGTCATCTCTGCCCTGGCCGAGGCG ACCAGCAAGAAGAAGAAGCCGGATTTCATCCCGTACCGGGACTCGGTGCTGACGTGGCTGCTGAAGGAGAACCTGG GCGGGAACTCGCGCACGGCCATGATTGCGGCGCTGAGCCCGGCCGACAGCAACTACGAGGAGACGCTGAGCACGCTGCG CTATGCCGACCGCACGAAGCAGATCCGGTGCCACGCCGTGATCAACGAGGACCCGAATGCGCGGCTGATCCGGGAGCTGCGGGAGGAGGTGACGCGGCTGCGGGAGCTGCTCAGCGCCcagg GTCTCCCTGACACCACCCTCTCTGCCCCCCCGGCCGCGACACCCCCCACCCTCAACGGGGGTCCGGGGCTGGAGCCCCCTCTGGGCCCCACTGAGGCCATGGAGCGACTGCAG GAGACGGAGAAAATCATCGCAGAGCTCAACGAGACGTGGGAGGAGAAGCTGCGCCGGACGGAAGCCCTGAGGCTGGAGCG GGAAGCACTGCTGGCCGAGATGGGGGTGGCTCTGCGGGAGGACGGCGGCACTGTTGGCGTGTTCTCCCCTAAAAAG ACCCCGCACTTGGTGAACCTCAACGAGGACCCACTGATGTCTGAGTGCCTTCTCTACCACATCAAGGACGGTGTGACCAG GGTGGGCCAGGTGGATGTGGACATCAAGCTGTCGGGGCCATTTATCCGGGAGCAGCATTGCCTTTTCCGCAGCCGCCCCGACCCCTCGGGGGAAG TTGTGGTGACCCTGGAGCCGTGCGAGGGGGCTGAGACCTACGTCAACGGGAAGCAGGTGACGGAGCCGGTGGTGCTCAAGTCGG GCCACCGCCTCATTTTGGGGAAGAACCACGTGTTCCGCTTCACGCACCCGGAGcaggcgcggcgggagcgggaaCGGGGGGTGTCCCCCGGGCCCCCTCCGGACTGGAACCTGGCGCagcgggagctgctggagcagcagggcatCGACATGCGCCTCCAGAG GCTCCAGGACCTGGAGAACCAACcccagctggagaaggaaatgatggagcagccacag ccccccgCCACCGACGAGCCCCGGTGCTACGAGGCCGGCTGGCGCCTGATCTCGTCTCTGCGCCAGGCGCTGCCGGCGCCCACCGTGCGCTCGGTGCTgcgccgggccgggctcccGCTGCCGGCACCGGGCAAACGCCGGGAGCCGCTGCGCGTCTACCAGATCCCGCAGCGCCGGCGGGGATCCCCGACCCCGTCCTCCCCGTCGCCGTCCCCGTGGGTGACCATGGCCGACCTGAAGGCTCAGGCTGTGCGGGAGCTGAGCCTCGAGGTGGCCCTGCGGGAGCCGCGGCCGGCGCGGCGGGAGCTGGAGGCGCTGAGCCTCGCgaagctgcaggagctgtgccgCCGCCACGGCAAGCGGGAGCCCACCGAGCGCGACGGATGGCGCGCCGTGGCCAGGGACGTGTGGGACGCCGTGGGTGgcggcgaggaggaggagggctgtGGCAGCGGCGAGCAGCGTGAGCGAGGTGGAGGGCTGCGGCTGCACCTGGACAGGCTGGCCGGGATCCTGCGCGAGGTGAAGCGGCAGAACAGCGCCAAGGACGAGCAGATCCGCGCCCTCCGCGACCGCGTGGGGCAGATGGAGCGCGTCATCCCGCTGCCGCTG GACGATGGTGACGAGGCTGAGCCGCCTCCCCAAGAACCTTCCAGGACCCCCCCCGGCCCAGCACGGACGGAGGGTCTCGCCCCCCGTCCCCCCCCtcagcggcggcggcgcggctgTGCCGGCTCATGGAGCAGGACCCGGCGTTCCGGCGGGGGCGGCTGCGCTGGCTGCGGCAGGAGCAGGCCCGGCTCATGGCGGGGGCCCGCAGCCCCCCCAGGCCCCCCGCCGGTCCCCCCGCTTCCACCCGGCCCCCCAGGACTCCAAGCTGCGCTTCCCCTTCAAGAGCAACCCCCAGCACCGCCTGGCCTGGGGGGGCGGAGGGGAGTCCCCCCAAGCCGAAAACagccccccccgccgccccctccctcGGGGCGTCCCCGCCGAGGATCCCTGGACGGGGGGTCCCCGGCCCCCGCCGTGGGCACGCCCCCACCCCGTGTCCGCCGCCAGCGCTCGGCTCCCGACCTGAAGGCGCGGGGCCCCATCCCTTAG
- the KIF1C gene encoding kinesin-like protein KIF1C isoform X1, with amino-acid sequence MAGASVKVAVRVRPFSARESSRQAKCVIQMQGNTTCITNPKLPKDATKHFTFDYSYWSHTSEEDPNFASQRRVYQDIGEEMLAHAFEGYNVCILAYGQTGAGKSYTMMGRQEPGQRGIIPQLCEDLFTRVAREGSPELSFSVEVSYLEIYCERVRDLLNPKSRGGLRVREHPLLGPYVQDLSRLAVASFADIADLMDSGNKARTVAATNMNETSSRSHAVFTIVFSQRRRDPLSDLTTEKVSRISLVDLAGSERADASGAKGIRLKEGANINKSLTTLGKVISALAEATSKKKKPDFIPYRDSVLTWLLKENLGGNSRTAMIAALSPADSNYEETLSTLRYADRTKQIRCHAVINEDPNARLIRELREEVTRLRELLSAQGLPDTTLSAPPAATPPTLNGGPGLEPPLGPTEAMERLQETEKIIAELNETWEEKLRRTEALRLEREALLAEMGVALREDGGTVGVFSPKKTPHLVNLNEDPLMSECLLYHIKDGVTRVGQVDVDIKLSGPFIREQHCLFRSRPDPSGEVVVTLEPCEGAETYVNGKQVTEPVVLKSGHRLILGKNHVFRFTHPEQARRERERGVSPGPPPDWNLAQRELLEQQGIDMRLQRLQDLENQPQLEKEMMEQPQPPATDEPRCYEAGWRLISSLRQALPAPTVRSVLRRAGLPLPAPGKRREPLRVYQIPQRRRGSPTPSSPSPSPWVTMADLKAQAVRELSLEVALREPRPARRELEALSLAKLQELCRRHGKREPTERDGWRAVARDVWDAVGGGEEEEGCGSGEQRERGGGLRLHLDRLAGILREVKRQNSAKDEQIRALRDRVGQMERVIPLPLDDGDEAEPPPQEPSRTPPGPARTEGLAPRPPPQRRRRGCAGSWSRTRRSGGGGCAGCGRSRPGSWRGPAAPPGPPPVPPLPPGPPGLQAALPLQEQPPAPPGLGGRRGVPPSRKQPPPPPPPSGRPRRGSLDGGSPAPAVGTPPPRVRRQRSAPDLKARGPIP; translated from the exons ATGGCGGGTGCCTCGGTGAAGGTGGCGGTCAGAGTCCGGCCCTTCAGCGCACGGGAGAGCAGCCGCCAGGCCAAGTGCGTTATCCAGATGCAAGGAAACACCACCT GCATCACCAACCCCAAGCTCCCCAAAGACGCCACCAAACACTTCACCTTCGACTACTCGTACTGGTCCCACACCTCG GAGGAGGACCCCAACTTCGCCTCGCAGCGCCGGGTGTACCAGGATATCGGGGAGGAGATGCTGGCACACGCCTTTGAGGGCTACAACGTCTGCATCCTGGCCTATGGCCAGACCGGCGCCGGCAAGTCCTACACCATGATGGGGCGGCAGGAGCCGGGGCAGCGCGGGATCATCCCGCAG CTCTGCGAGGATCTGTTCACCCGGGTTGCTCGGGAAGGGTCACctgaactttctttttctgtggag GTGAGCTACCTGGAGATCTACTGCGAGCGAGTGCGGGACCTGCTGAACCCCAAGAGCCGGGGGGGGCTGCGGGTGCGGGAGCACCCCCTGCTCGGACCCTACGTGCAGGACCTGTCGCGTCTCGCCGTCGCCTCCTTCGCCGACATCGCCGACCTCATGGACAGCGGCAACAAGGCCAG GACAGTGGCAGCCACAAACATGAACGAGACGAGCAGCCGCTCGCATGCTGTGTTCACCATCGTGTTCAGCCAGCGCCGCCGGGACCCGCTCAGCGACCTCACCACGGAGAAG GTGAGCCGCATCAGCCTGGTGGACTTGGCAGGCAGTGAACGCGCCGATGCCTCGGGGGCCAAGGGCATCCGCCTCAAG gaagGCGCCAACATCAACAAGTCTCTGACCACTCTGGGAAAGGTCATCTCTGCCCTGGCCGAGGCG ACCAGCAAGAAGAAGAAGCCGGATTTCATCCCGTACCGGGACTCGGTGCTGACGTGGCTGCTGAAGGAGAACCTGG GCGGGAACTCGCGCACGGCCATGATTGCGGCGCTGAGCCCGGCCGACAGCAACTACGAGGAGACGCTGAGCACGCTGCG CTATGCCGACCGCACGAAGCAGATCCGGTGCCACGCCGTGATCAACGAGGACCCGAATGCGCGGCTGATCCGGGAGCTGCGGGAGGAGGTGACGCGGCTGCGGGAGCTGCTCAGCGCCcagg GTCTCCCTGACACCACCCTCTCTGCCCCCCCGGCCGCGACACCCCCCACCCTCAACGGGGGTCCGGGGCTGGAGCCCCCTCTGGGCCCCACTGAGGCCATGGAGCGACTGCAG GAGACGGAGAAAATCATCGCAGAGCTCAACGAGACGTGGGAGGAGAAGCTGCGCCGGACGGAAGCCCTGAGGCTGGAGCG GGAAGCACTGCTGGCCGAGATGGGGGTGGCTCTGCGGGAGGACGGCGGCACTGTTGGCGTGTTCTCCCCTAAAAAG ACCCCGCACTTGGTGAACCTCAACGAGGACCCACTGATGTCTGAGTGCCTTCTCTACCACATCAAGGACGGTGTGACCAG GGTGGGCCAGGTGGATGTGGACATCAAGCTGTCGGGGCCATTTATCCGGGAGCAGCATTGCCTTTTCCGCAGCCGCCCCGACCCCTCGGGGGAAG TTGTGGTGACCCTGGAGCCGTGCGAGGGGGCTGAGACCTACGTCAACGGGAAGCAGGTGACGGAGCCGGTGGTGCTCAAGTCGG GCCACCGCCTCATTTTGGGGAAGAACCACGTGTTCCGCTTCACGCACCCGGAGcaggcgcggcgggagcgggaaCGGGGGGTGTCCCCCGGGCCCCCTCCGGACTGGAACCTGGCGCagcgggagctgctggagcagcagggcatCGACATGCGCCTCCAGAG GCTCCAGGACCTGGAGAACCAACcccagctggagaaggaaatgatggagcagccacag ccccccgCCACCGACGAGCCCCGGTGCTACGAGGCCGGCTGGCGCCTGATCTCGTCTCTGCGCCAGGCGCTGCCGGCGCCCACCGTGCGCTCGGTGCTgcgccgggccgggctcccGCTGCCGGCACCGGGCAAACGCCGGGAGCCGCTGCGCGTCTACCAGATCCCGCAGCGCCGGCGGGGATCCCCGACCCCGTCCTCCCCGTCGCCGTCCCCGTGGGTGACCATGGCCGACCTGAAGGCTCAGGCTGTGCGGGAGCTGAGCCTCGAGGTGGCCCTGCGGGAGCCGCGGCCGGCGCGGCGGGAGCTGGAGGCGCTGAGCCTCGCgaagctgcaggagctgtgccgCCGCCACGGCAAGCGGGAGCCCACCGAGCGCGACGGATGGCGCGCCGTGGCCAGGGACGTGTGGGACGCCGTGGGTGgcggcgaggaggaggagggctgtGGCAGCGGCGAGCAGCGTGAGCGAGGTGGAGGGCTGCGGCTGCACCTGGACAGGCTGGCCGGGATCCTGCGCGAGGTGAAGCGGCAGAACAGCGCCAAGGACGAGCAGATCCGCGCCCTCCGCGACCGCGTGGGGCAGATGGAGCGCGTCATCCCGCTGCCGCTG GACGATGGTGACGAGGCTGAGCCGCCTCCCCAAGAACCTTCCAGGACCCCCCCCGGCCCAGCACGGACGGAGGGTCTCGCCCCCCGTCCCCCCCCtcagcggcggcggcgcggctgTGCCGGCTCATGGAGCAGGACCCGGCGTTCCGGCGGGGGCGGCTGCGCTGGCTGCGGCAGGAGCAGGCCCGGCTCATGGCGGGGGCCCGCAGCCCCCCCAGGCCCCCCGCCGGTCCCCCCGCTTCCACCCGGCCCCCCAGGACTCCAAGCTGCGCTTCCCCTTCAAGAGCAACCCCCAGCACCGCCTGGCCTGGGGGGGCGGAGGGGAGTCCCCCCAAGCCGAAAACagccccccccgccgccccctccctcGGGGCGTCCCCGCCGAGGATCCCTGGACGGGGGGTCCCCGGCCCCCGCCGTGGGCACGCCCCCACCCCGTGTCCGCCGCCAGCGCTCGGCTCCCGACCTGAAGGCGCGGGGCCCCATCCCTTAG